A DNA window from Synchiropus splendidus isolate RoL2022-P1 chromosome 2, RoL_Sspl_1.0, whole genome shotgun sequence contains the following coding sequences:
- the LOC128754111 gene encoding centrosomal protein of 95 kDa-like isoform X2, whose amino-acid sequence MGTQEGGRDWVAVANDLLTKCNINLQAQKLTDCNSNVFISLYESILGEKVPDFIAIPRSQEDDAHNVQSVIDSLSLDYLQISLSHITGENIVRGDDESIKNLLEIFDGLLEYLNEEIQEDLQNGVVLCEDVNERVPDGSKELGTCDVRVQQDSGQEGACSSSNGVSSDHGPSEAPEVGVPACTGAEVESVGHHPNAESLEGPREGAAVVSALPCVSAEEAGGSPASPKTSEAPTPSGQPSDQDTSAPMHTAIALQPALQSDAPHRAPAGQNQEQPAEQDATVASETDRTRPGRNVNNGLSSPQVSQSPAHSDGSGRQRSRADVEGETLEPTRGGPHRVLFRTQPDVLFLKLQEEIATTTPSPPDTDEDQEEESSRRPSQRAARRFNEEEEDKGFPESLSHRREKNKKAEKELHLIAEKLSHRIEVLDQMLKRVLDESGESSEVKGDEESCRSNGILESHKSPRQHSEFPHAERDRRDHTEADARSPEGRRLRNATPDRSSGREARHPTSARKHRREREYREAILRDASRNTRSSPARMKAQHKSERLSRTRQEPLQPVTEKQLLPLLLDELPHLHISPQALGEMWQKQLQHVERLSAASSPHSRRRSKLTSELEEAQRKHQLLQALVQKQQAHRSHLRDFKEQNQQQRALHGRLRDQRQQVARAKKYHQELHVQHRARLMKARTREERMFRQLFEEGLELQKMRLREQRALAKEQQLEEQRRQMEKLTSMENYYKDQFSLLAEKVEQERQENHIRKRAQEKALIKMKRDLRARMEREIRDLQKIILQNDEDEHFKAQDLQRLRGRIQLASFQNQTSYLH is encoded by the exons ATGGGCACTCAGGAGGGAGGCAGAG ATTGGGTTGCGGTGGCAAATGATCTACTCACCAAGTGTAACATCAACTTGCAAGCACAGAAACTTACGGACtgcaattcaaatgtttttatttcgcTCTATGAAAGCATCTTGGGAGAGAAGGTTCCAG ATTTTATTGCAATTCCTCGTTCTCAAGAAGATGATGCACACAATGTCCAGTCAGTGATTGACTCACTGTCTTTGGATTATCTTCAGATCAGCCTCTCACACATTACAG GTGAAAACATAGTCAGAGGAGACGATGAATCCATCAAGAACTTGCTGGAAATCTTTGATGGCCTTTTAGAATATCTCAATGAAGAGATACAGGAAGATTTGCAGAATGGAG TGGTGCTATGTGAAGATGTGAATGAAAGGGTTCCTGACGGCTCTAAGGAGTTGGGGACTTGTGATGTCAGAGTTCAGCAGGATTCTGGGCAGGAAGGAGCCTGTTCGTCTTCAAATGGAGT GTCCAGTGACCATGGACCCAGCGAGGCCCCTGAGGTCGGAGTCCCCGCATGTACTGGTGCGGAAGTAGAAAGTGTAGGGCATCACCCAAATGCGGAATCTTTGGAGGGACCTCGTGAGGGCGCTGCAGTCGTCTCTGCGCTTCCCTGCGTGTctgcagaggaagcaggag GTTCTCCAGCCTCTCCCAAAACTTCTGAAGCCCCCACCCCTTCAGGTCAGCCCTCTGACCAGGATACATCTGCACCGATGCACACTGCCATCGCGCTGCAGCCAGCCCTCCAGAGTGATGCTCCTCACAGAGCGCCAGCTGGTCAGAACCAGGAGCAGCCAGCAGAGCAAGATGCCACCGTCGCTTCAGAG ACCGACAGGACCAGACCCGGGAGGAATGTCAACAACGGCTTGTCTTCACCTCAAGTTTCCCAGTCTCCTG CTCACAGTGATGGGTCTGGTCGCCAAAGGTCGAGGGCAGACGTGGAGGGAGAGACACTGGAG CCGACCAGAGGCGGCCCCCATCGGGTGTTGTTCCGCACACAACCCGACGTTCTCTTCCtcaagctgcaggaggagatcGCAACCACGACCCCTTCACCCCCGGACACGGATGAAGATCAAGAGGAGGAGAGTAGCCGCCGTCCATCACAGAGAGCGGCTCGCAGGTttaatgaagaagaggaggacaaaggCTTTCCAGAGTCATTGTCTCACCGCAGGGAGAAGAACAAGAAAGCTGAGAAGGAGCTTCATTTAATTGCTGAAAAACTCTCCCATCGAATTGAGGTGCTcgatcag ATGCTGAAGAGAGTGTTGGATGAAAGTGGGGAGTCCAGTGAGGTCAAAGGGGATGAAGAGTCGTGCCGCAGCAACGGCATCTTGGAGAGCCACAAGAGCCCTAGACAACACTCCG AGTTTCCTCATGCTGAGCGAGATCGTCGAGATCACACTGAGGCAGACGCTCGGAGCCCAGAGGGCAGGAGACTGAGAAACGCCACACCCGATCGTAGCAGTGGAAGAGAAGCGCGACACCCAACGTCTGCCAGGAAACACCGAAGG GAGCGTGAGTACCGAGAGGCCATCCTGAGGGATGCTTCCCGAAACACCAGGTCCTCGCCAGCCAGGATGAAGGCTCAACACAAGTCGGAACGTCTGTCACGCACGCGACAGGAGCCGCTCCAGCCAG TGacggagaagcagctgctgcctctgctgctaGATGAGCTCCCGCACCTTCACATCTCCCCCCAGGCTCTGGGTGAGATGtggcagaagcagctgcagcacgTGGAGCGACTCAGCGCAGCCTCTTCTCCTCACAGCCGGCGGCGCAGCAAGCTCACCAGCGAG CTGGAGGAGGCCCAGAGGAagcaccagctgctgcaggctCTGGTGCAGAAGCAGCAAGCTCACCGCAGCCACCTG AGAGACTTCAAGgagcagaaccagcagcagcggGCGCTCCACGGCCGACTGCGAGATcagaggcagcaggtggcaCGGGCCAAGAAGTACCACCAGGAGCTCCACGTCCAGCACCGAGCCCGTCTGATGAAGGCGCGCACCAGGGAGGAGCGG ATGTTCCGGCAGCTGTTCGAGGAAGGTCTGGAGCTGCAGAAGATGCGGCTGAGAGAGCAGAGAGCTCTGGccaaagagcagcagctggaggagcagcggcgaCAGATGGAGAAGTTGACGTCCATGGagaactactacaaagaccaa TTCTCACTGCTGGCTGAGAAGGTGGAACAGGAGCGTCAGGAGAACCATATACGGAAGcgagcccaagaaaag GCTCTGATCAAGATGAAGCGAGACCTTCGGGCCCGGATGGAGCGTGAGATCCGAGACCTGCAGAAGATCATCCTACAGAACGACGAAGACGAGCATTTCAAGGCTCAGGACCTCCAGAGGCTACGAGGTCGGATCCAGCTGGCCTCCTTCCAGAACCAGACCAGCTACCTGCACTAG
- the LOC128754335 gene encoding E3 ubiquitin-protein ligase SMURF2-like, whose amino-acid sequence MSNQGVRRNGPVKLRLTVLCAKNLAKKDFFRLPDPFAKVVVDGSGQCHSTDTVRNTLDPKWNQHYDLYIGKADSITISVWNHKKIHKKQGAGFLGCVRLLSNAINRLKDTGYQRLDLNKLGPNDNDTIRGQIVVSLQSRDRIGSGGPVVDCSRLFDNDLPDGWEERRTATGRIQYLNHITRTTQWERPTRPASEYSSPSGRPLSCVVDENTPVMTPINGAEANGPPGEQRLQERRVRSQRHRNYMSRTHLHTPPDLPEGYEQRTTQQGQVYFLHTQTGVSTWHDPRVPRDLSNVNCEELGPLPPGWEIRNTATGRVYFVDHNNRTTQFTDPRLSANLHLVLNPSPNGSRVPMESQNTNPSHPIQSKGQGGPGGPLPAPSPSQLPEEAECLTVPKYKRDLVQKLKILRQELSQQQPQAGHCRIEVCREEIFEESYRQVMKMRPKDLWKRLMIKFRGEEGLDYGGVAREWLYLLSHEMLNPYYGLFQYSRDDIYTLQINPDSAVNPEHLSYFHFVGRIMGMAVFHGHYIDGGFTLPFYKQLLGKPITLDDMESVDPDLHNSLVWILDNDITGVLDHTFCVEHNAYGEIIQHELKPNGKSVPVTEDTKKEYVRLYVNWRFLHGIEAQFLALQKGFNEVIPQHLLKSFDEKELELIVCGLGKIDISDWKSNTRLKHCTPDSNIVKWFWKAVESFDEERRARLLQFVTGSSRVPLQGFKALQGAAGPRLFTIHQIDANANNLPKAHTCFNRIDIPPYESYDKLYDKLLTAIEETCGFAVE is encoded by the exons tcCTCTGTGCAAAGAACCTGGCAAAAAAGGACTTCTTTC GGTTGCCTGATCCCTTTGCTAAAGTGGTCGTTGACGGCTCAGGACAATGTCACTCTACAGATACTGTAAGAAACACCTTGGATCCAAAATGGAATCAACATTATGACCT atacaTCGGTAAAGCTGATTCGATTACAATCAGTGTTTGGAACCACAAAAAGATCCATAAAAAGCAAGGCGCTGGCTTTCTTGGATGTGTGCGCCTCTTATCCAATGCCATCAATAGACTCAAAGACACTGGCT ACCAGAGGCTAGACCTGAATAAGCTTGGTCCAAATGACAACGATACTATCAGAGGGCAGATAGTGG TAAGTCTTCAATCCAGGGATCGTATTGGTTCCGGAGGACCAGTCGTAGATTGCAGTCGCCTATTTGACAACGATTTACCTGATGG GtgggaagagaggaggacagccaCTGGTCGGATCCAGTACCTCAATCACATAACACGGACAACACAATGGGAGAGACCCACCAG GCCGGCTTCCGAGTACTCCAGTCCTTCGGGGCGTCCCCTGAGCTGTGTTGTGGATGAGAACACCCCAGTTATGACCCCAATCAACGGGGCAGAGGCCAATGGTCCACCAGGGGAACAGCGGCTTCAAGAGAGACGGGTTCGATCCCAACGCCATCGTAACTACATGAGTCGAACACACCTGCATACCCCACCTGACCTACCGGAGGGTTACG AGCAAAGGACCACCCAGCAAGGCCAAGTTTACTTCCTGCACACACAGACCGGTGTCAGCACATGGCATGACCCCCGGGTTCCCAG GGATTTAAGCAACGTCAACTGTGAGGAGCTTGGCCCCCTCCCTCCAGGCTGGGAGATCCGAAACACAGCCACAGGTCGCGTCTACTTTGTCGACCACAACAATCGGACCACGCAATTCACAGATCCTCGGCTTTCTGCTAACCTGCATTTAGTTCTGAA TCCCAGTCCAAATGGATCCCGTGTCCCCATGGAAAGCCAAAACACTAACCCAAG CCATCCCATCCAGTCGAAGGGCCAGGGTGGTCCCGGTGGTCCCCTACCAGCTCCTTCCCCGTCCCAGTTGCCAGAAGAAGCCGAGTGTCTGACGGTGCCCAAATACAAGAGAGACCTGGTGCAGAAGCTGAAGATCCTGCGCCAGGAgctgtcacagcagcagccgcaAGCCGGCCACTGTCGCATCGAGGTCTGCCGTGAAGAGATATTTGAG GAGTCGTACCGGCAGGTGATGAAGATGCGACCGAAGGATCTTTGGAAGAGACTGATGATAAAGTTCAGAGGTGAAGAAGGACTGGACTATGGCGGCGTTGCCAG GGAATGGTTGTACCTGCTCTCCCATGAGATGCTGAACCCCTACTACGGCCTGTTCCAGTACTCCAGGGACGACATCTACACTCTGCAGATCAACCCGGATTCTGCTGTCAATCCA GAGCACCTGTCCTATTTCCACTTTGTGGGTCGGATCATGGGCATGGCGGTGTTTCACGGTCACTACATCGATGGCGGCTTCACACTCCCGTTCTACAAGCAGCTGCTGGGCAAACCCATCACACTGGACGACATGGAGTCCGTGGACCCGGACCTCCACAACAGCCTCGTCTGGATCCT GGACAATGACATCACTGGTGTCCTGGACCACACCTTCTGTGTGGAGCACAACGCCTACGGAGAAATCATCCAGCACGAGCTGAAACCCAACGGCAAGAGCGTCCCTGTCACCGAGGACACCAAGAAGGAGTATGTCAG GCTCTACGTGAACTGGCGCTTCCTTCACGGCATCGAGGCTCAGTTCCTGGCTCTGCAGAAGGGCTTCAACGAGGTCATCCCCCAGCATCTGCTCAAGTCCTTCGACgagaaggagctggagctgaTCGTGTGCGGCCTGGGCAAGATCGACATCTCCGACTGGAAGTCCAACACCCGCCTCAAGCACTGCACCCCCGACAGCAACATCGTGAAGTGGTTCTGGAAGGCTGTGGAGTCCTTCGACGAGGAGCGGCGGGCGCGGCTGCTGCAGTTTGTCACCGGCTCCTCCAGGGTTCCTCTGCAGGGCTTCAAGGCGCTCCAGG GCGCCGCCGGACCCCGGCTCTTCACCATCCACCAGATAGATGCTAACGCCAACAACCTTCCTAAAGCACATACCTG CTTCAATCGCATCGACATTCCTCCCTACGAGAGCTACGACAAGCTGTACGACAAGCTGCTGACGGCCATCGAGGAGACGTGCGGTTTCGCCGTGGAGTGA
- the LOC128754635 gene encoding CD209 antigen-like protein C: MPETFSPGSTTAAPVFSNKGQSYYKGLAVAFGLLCLLQVGLNVSLRIYNSGKMANIDFNCANETAVMKMKLHELEEYLQQGWLYIHPSLYYVSPARKSWFDSRNFCVERGADLVVINSREEQEFMNKFGKITWIGLSQQQDNGQWVWVDGTPLNMSFWSLGEPNDFEGIEENCTEINDRPVGKSWNDADCQIEKSWICEKNINLLQQMHCFASAASLSVPPQ; this comes from the exons ATGCCTGAAACGTTCTCCCCAGGGTCAACTACTGCAGCGCCTG TCTTCTCCAACAAAGGGCAGAGTTACTACAAGGGCCTCGCTGTGGCGTTTGGACTCCTGTGTCTCCTACAAGTCGGTCTCAATGTTTCCCTTCGTATAT ACAATTCTGGAAAGATGGCCAACATTGACTTCAATTGTGCAAATGAGACTGCAGTCATGAAGATGAAGCTCCATGAATTAG AGGAATATCTCCAACAAGGATGGCTGTATATCCATCCCAGTCTCTACTACGTGTCACCAGCGAGGAAATCCTGGTTTGACAGCAGAAACTTCTGTGTTGAAAGAGGTGCAGACCTGGTGGTCATCAACAGCAGAGAAGAGCAG GAGTTCATGAATAAATTTGGaaagatcacatggattggacTGAGTCAACAGCAGGACAACGGGCAGTGGGTTTGGGTGGACGGGACTCCGCTGAACATGAg CTTCTGGTCCCTTGGAGAGCCCAATGATTTTGAGGGAATTGAGGAAAACTGCACTGAAATAAATGACCGTCCTGTAGGAAAGAGCTGGAATGATGCTGACTGTCAAATTGAGAAATCTTGGATCTGTGAGAAGAATATAAATTTACTGCAACAAATGCATTGCTTTGCTTCAGCAGCATCACTGTCTGTCCCACCTCAATAG
- the LOC128754111 gene encoding centrosomal protein of 95 kDa-like isoform X1, with amino-acid sequence MGTQEGGRDWVAVANDLLTKCNINLQAQKLTDCNSNVFISLYESILGEKVPDFIAIPRSQEDDAHNVQSVIDSLSLDYLQISLSHITGENIVRGDDESIKNLLEIFDGLLEYLNEEIQEDLQNGVVLCEDVNERVPDGSKELGTCDVRVQQDSGQEGACSSSNGVSSDHGPSEAPEVGVPACTGAEVESVGHHPNAESLEGPREGAAVVSALPCVSAEEAGGSPASPKTSEAPTPSGQPSDQDTSAPMHTAIALQPALQSDAPHRAPAGQNQEQPAEQDATVASETDRTRPGRNVNNGLSSPQVSQSPAHSDGSGRQRSRADVEGETLEPTRGGPHRVLFRTQPDVLFLKLQEEIATTTPSPPDTDEDQEEESSRRPSQRAARRFNEEEEDKGFPESLSHRREKNKKAEKELHLIAEKLSHRIEVLDQMLKRVLDESGESSEVKGDEESCRSNGILESHKSPRQHSEFPHAERDRRDHTEADARSPEGRRLRNATPDRSSGREARHPTSARKHRRTLLNQLYEEELKRYEQEELDRVRLRAQEAEREYREAILRDASRNTRSSPARMKAQHKSERLSRTRQEPLQPVTEKQLLPLLLDELPHLHISPQALGEMWQKQLQHVERLSAASSPHSRRRSKLTSELEEAQRKHQLLQALVQKQQAHRSHLRDFKEQNQQQRALHGRLRDQRQQVARAKKYHQELHVQHRARLMKARTREERMFRQLFEEGLELQKMRLREQRALAKEQQLEEQRRQMEKLTSMENYYKDQFSLLAEKVEQERQENHIRKRAQEKALIKMKRDLRARMEREIRDLQKIILQNDEDEHFKAQDLQRLRGRIQLASFQNQTSYLH; translated from the exons ATGGGCACTCAGGAGGGAGGCAGAG ATTGGGTTGCGGTGGCAAATGATCTACTCACCAAGTGTAACATCAACTTGCAAGCACAGAAACTTACGGACtgcaattcaaatgtttttatttcgcTCTATGAAAGCATCTTGGGAGAGAAGGTTCCAG ATTTTATTGCAATTCCTCGTTCTCAAGAAGATGATGCACACAATGTCCAGTCAGTGATTGACTCACTGTCTTTGGATTATCTTCAGATCAGCCTCTCACACATTACAG GTGAAAACATAGTCAGAGGAGACGATGAATCCATCAAGAACTTGCTGGAAATCTTTGATGGCCTTTTAGAATATCTCAATGAAGAGATACAGGAAGATTTGCAGAATGGAG TGGTGCTATGTGAAGATGTGAATGAAAGGGTTCCTGACGGCTCTAAGGAGTTGGGGACTTGTGATGTCAGAGTTCAGCAGGATTCTGGGCAGGAAGGAGCCTGTTCGTCTTCAAATGGAGT GTCCAGTGACCATGGACCCAGCGAGGCCCCTGAGGTCGGAGTCCCCGCATGTACTGGTGCGGAAGTAGAAAGTGTAGGGCATCACCCAAATGCGGAATCTTTGGAGGGACCTCGTGAGGGCGCTGCAGTCGTCTCTGCGCTTCCCTGCGTGTctgcagaggaagcaggag GTTCTCCAGCCTCTCCCAAAACTTCTGAAGCCCCCACCCCTTCAGGTCAGCCCTCTGACCAGGATACATCTGCACCGATGCACACTGCCATCGCGCTGCAGCCAGCCCTCCAGAGTGATGCTCCTCACAGAGCGCCAGCTGGTCAGAACCAGGAGCAGCCAGCAGAGCAAGATGCCACCGTCGCTTCAGAG ACCGACAGGACCAGACCCGGGAGGAATGTCAACAACGGCTTGTCTTCACCTCAAGTTTCCCAGTCTCCTG CTCACAGTGATGGGTCTGGTCGCCAAAGGTCGAGGGCAGACGTGGAGGGAGAGACACTGGAG CCGACCAGAGGCGGCCCCCATCGGGTGTTGTTCCGCACACAACCCGACGTTCTCTTCCtcaagctgcaggaggagatcGCAACCACGACCCCTTCACCCCCGGACACGGATGAAGATCAAGAGGAGGAGAGTAGCCGCCGTCCATCACAGAGAGCGGCTCGCAGGTttaatgaagaagaggaggacaaaggCTTTCCAGAGTCATTGTCTCACCGCAGGGAGAAGAACAAGAAAGCTGAGAAGGAGCTTCATTTAATTGCTGAAAAACTCTCCCATCGAATTGAGGTGCTcgatcag ATGCTGAAGAGAGTGTTGGATGAAAGTGGGGAGTCCAGTGAGGTCAAAGGGGATGAAGAGTCGTGCCGCAGCAACGGCATCTTGGAGAGCCACAAGAGCCCTAGACAACACTCCG AGTTTCCTCATGCTGAGCGAGATCGTCGAGATCACACTGAGGCAGACGCTCGGAGCCCAGAGGGCAGGAGACTGAGAAACGCCACACCCGATCGTAGCAGTGGAAGAGAAGCGCGACACCCAACGTCTGCCAGGAAACACCGAAGG ACTCTGCTAAATCAGCTCTATGAAGAGGAGTTGAAGAGATACGAACAAGAGGAACTGGACCGAGTTCGCCTCCGAGCTCAGGAAGCT GAGCGTGAGTACCGAGAGGCCATCCTGAGGGATGCTTCCCGAAACACCAGGTCCTCGCCAGCCAGGATGAAGGCTCAACACAAGTCGGAACGTCTGTCACGCACGCGACAGGAGCCGCTCCAGCCAG TGacggagaagcagctgctgcctctgctgctaGATGAGCTCCCGCACCTTCACATCTCCCCCCAGGCTCTGGGTGAGATGtggcagaagcagctgcagcacgTGGAGCGACTCAGCGCAGCCTCTTCTCCTCACAGCCGGCGGCGCAGCAAGCTCACCAGCGAG CTGGAGGAGGCCCAGAGGAagcaccagctgctgcaggctCTGGTGCAGAAGCAGCAAGCTCACCGCAGCCACCTG AGAGACTTCAAGgagcagaaccagcagcagcggGCGCTCCACGGCCGACTGCGAGATcagaggcagcaggtggcaCGGGCCAAGAAGTACCACCAGGAGCTCCACGTCCAGCACCGAGCCCGTCTGATGAAGGCGCGCACCAGGGAGGAGCGG ATGTTCCGGCAGCTGTTCGAGGAAGGTCTGGAGCTGCAGAAGATGCGGCTGAGAGAGCAGAGAGCTCTGGccaaagagcagcagctggaggagcagcggcgaCAGATGGAGAAGTTGACGTCCATGGagaactactacaaagaccaa TTCTCACTGCTGGCTGAGAAGGTGGAACAGGAGCGTCAGGAGAACCATATACGGAAGcgagcccaagaaaag GCTCTGATCAAGATGAAGCGAGACCTTCGGGCCCGGATGGAGCGTGAGATCCGAGACCTGCAGAAGATCATCCTACAGAACGACGAAGACGAGCATTTCAAGGCTCAGGACCTCCAGAGGCTACGAGGTCGGATCCAGCTGGCCTCCTTCCAGAACCAGACCAGCTACCTGCACTAG